From a region of the Trichocoleus sp. genome:
- a CDS encoding NAD(P)/FAD-dependent oxidoreductase: MTPWVRRLIDLECFLLSGLKAAGTVAPEVAFMLGERSRSVIDYPIGGSQAIVEALVRGLEKWGGELRLKAHVEQVLLEEGRAIGVRLRSGEVLRGAIVLSNASTWDTYSKLFQPEDLPAAFRESALKTPTIESFMHLHLGIRAAGLENLTGHHVVVHDAKQDITVPGNTCMISIPSVWDENLAPAGHFIVHAYTLESYEGWERDETYEHRKRTKAEPLFRALEKIIPDLRSRIVLELIGTPLTHAHYLRRHHGTYGAAIPAKQGTFPPPQTPISGFYRVGDSTLPGIGVPAAAASGILCANSIVKSQQTAAMVKRWAEERETRSDRNRAL, translated from the coding sequence GCTCTCTGGACTAAAAGCAGCAGGAACCGTTGCTCCGGAAGTGGCTTTTATGTTAGGGGAACGATCGCGCTCCGTCATTGACTACCCCATTGGTGGAAGCCAAGCGATTGTTGAGGCGTTGGTGCGTGGCTTGGAGAAATGGGGCGGCGAGTTGCGGCTGAAAGCTCACGTCGAGCAGGTTTTACTGGAAGAAGGACGGGCGATCGGGGTCAGGCTCCGGAGCGGGGAAGTGTTACGGGGGGCGATCGTCCTCTCGAATGCAAGCACTTGGGACACCTACAGCAAACTTTTCCAGCCAGAAGATCTCCCTGCTGCATTCCGGGAGTCTGCCCTTAAGACCCCCACAATTGAGAGTTTTATGCACCTGCATTTGGGCATCCGCGCCGCAGGCTTAGAGAACTTAACCGGACACCACGTCGTTGTCCACGATGCCAAGCAAGACATCACTGTGCCTGGAAATACCTGTATGATTTCTATTCCCTCCGTCTGGGATGAGAACCTTGCCCCAGCAGGTCATTTTATCGTTCATGCCTATACCCTGGAGTCGTATGAGGGCTGGGAACGAGATGAAACCTATGAGCACCGCAAACGCACAAAAGCGGAGCCACTTTTCCGAGCATTGGAGAAAATTATTCCTGATCTGCGTTCTCGCATCGTCCTTGAACTCATTGGCACACCCCTAACTCACGCTCACTATCTGCGTCGTCATCACGGCACCTATGGAGCAGCCATTCCTGCCAAACAGGGAACATTTCCGCCACCCCAAACCCCGATCTCCGGATTCTATCGCGTGGGAGATAGTACGCTTCCTGGAATTGGCGTGCCTGCCGCTGCCGCATCTGGAATTTTGTGTGCCAATTCGATCGTCAAATCCCAACAAACCGCAGCAATGGTCAAGAGGTGGGCAGAGGAGAGGGAGACCAGAAGCGATCGAAACCGTGCCCTATGA
- a CDS encoding DMT family transporter: protein MSDLRGEIAALGAALIWAVASFIYVGLGKWMPPLVLNFTKSTIAIGFILLTLLLRGDTSLEMPPLSVGLLFFSGVIGIGFGDTAFFACLNAVGARRALLFEALSPPLAALLAFATLDEQLGWQAWIGILLTLSGVAWVIVERTPDDVQSQRSPFWGICFGLLAALGQASGAVLSRAALAEVSASPLWSSLIRLSAGTLILLLCLISRRESWKAFQPLCSRRFLGILTLTSFAGAYLAIWLQQTALKFTATGIAQALTSTSPLFVIPLAIWAGDRVTMRAFCGVLIALAGIWLLFGLNQ from the coding sequence ATGTCTGACTTAAGAGGCGAAATTGCTGCTCTTGGAGCGGCGTTGATTTGGGCAGTCGCTTCCTTTATCTACGTCGGGCTAGGCAAGTGGATGCCGCCATTGGTGCTGAATTTCACAAAGAGCACGATCGCGATCGGCTTCATTTTGCTGACGCTGCTGCTGCGAGGCGATACTTCTCTAGAGATGCCCCCTCTATCAGTCGGGCTGCTGTTCTTCAGTGGGGTGATTGGGATTGGCTTCGGTGATACAGCTTTTTTTGCCTGCTTAAATGCCGTAGGGGCAAGACGAGCCCTCTTATTTGAGGCACTTTCGCCGCCGTTGGCCGCCCTGCTGGCGTTTGCCACACTGGATGAACAATTAGGATGGCAAGCCTGGATTGGCATTCTTTTGACCCTGAGCGGCGTCGCCTGGGTCATTGTCGAACGAACCCCAGATGATGTGCAAAGCCAGAGAAGCCCCTTCTGGGGAATTTGCTTTGGGTTACTCGCTGCCCTCGGACAGGCAAGTGGAGCCGTTTTATCCAGAGCCGCACTGGCTGAAGTGAGCGCGAGTCCACTTTGGAGTTCGCTGATCCGTCTGTCTGCGGGCACTCTGATTTTACTGCTTTGCCTCATCAGCAGGCGTGAATCATGGAAAGCTTTTCAGCCGCTTTGCTCCAGACGGTTTTTGGGCATTCTTACCCTCACCTCATTTGCCGGAGCTTATTTAGCAATCTGGCTTCAGCAAACTGCCCTAAAGTTCACGGCAACAGGCATAGCCCAAGCCCTCACTTCAACAAGTCCCCTATTTGTCATTCCATTAGCGATTTGGGCAGGCGATCGAGTAACCATGCGGGCATTTTGTGGCGTCCTGATTGCCCTCGCTGGAATTTGGCTGCTGTTTGGTTTGAACCAATAA
- a CDS encoding photosystem I reaction center subunit II PsaD, protein MTEALTGQTPIFGGSTGGLLTAAFEEERYAITWSSSKEQVFEMPTGGAAVMRQGDNLLYFARKEQCLALGAQFRTKFKPKIEDFKIYRIYANGEIQYLHPADGVFPERVNAGRTYAGKNDRSIGQNPEPAAIKFTGSNTYDS, encoded by the coding sequence ATGACAGAAGCTCTTACTGGACAAACTCCTATCTTCGGTGGTAGCACCGGCGGTCTGCTTACGGCTGCATTTGAAGAAGAAAGATACGCGATTACCTGGTCTAGCTCTAAGGAGCAGGTATTTGAAATGCCCACTGGAGGGGCTGCGGTAATGCGGCAGGGTGACAACTTGCTGTATTTCGCTCGTAAAGAGCAATGTTTGGCTCTGGGCGCGCAGTTCCGCACTAAGTTCAAGCCCAAAATTGAAGACTTCAAAATCTATCGGATTTATGCCAATGGCGAAATCCAATATCTGCACCCAGCAGATGGAGTCTTCCCTGAGCGCGTGAACGCAGGTCGGACTTACGCGGGCAAGAACGATCGCAGCATTGGTCAGAATCCTGAACCCGCTGCAATTAAGTTCACGGGCAGCAACACCTACGACTCGTAA
- a CDS encoding iron-sulfur cluster assembly accessory protein, translating to MTQATSQQRGILMSESALRHVLALREQQGKDLCLRVGVRQGGCSGMSYTMDFEEIGNIRENDEVFDYEGFKVVCDPKSMLYLYGLMLDYSNALIGGGFQFTNPNANQTCGCGKSFS from the coding sequence ATGACACAAGCAACATCTCAACAGCGCGGCATTTTGATGAGCGAATCCGCCCTTCGTCATGTTTTGGCATTGCGAGAACAGCAGGGCAAAGACCTCTGCCTCCGTGTGGGTGTTCGTCAGGGGGGTTGCTCAGGGATGTCCTACACAATGGACTTTGAAGAGATTGGCAATATCCGCGAAAATGACGAAGTGTTCGACTACGAAGGCTTTAAGGTTGTCTGCGATCCCAAGAGTATGCTTTACCTCTATGGGTTGATGCTTGACTACAGCAATGCGTTGATTGGTGGCGGCTTCCAGTTCACCAACCCAAATGCAAACCAAACCTGCGGTTGCGGCAAGTCTTTCTCGTAG
- a CDS encoding PLP-dependent aminotransferase family protein: MKIPLDRYSAEPVYLQIRDRMRRLIRTGALQPGDRLPSIRMMAENAQVNKLTVIEAYSVLEADGLIHARPGSGYFVNEETIPTPKTNPTFAPQQDVMIPNGERVSFFDIYTASMQARHQGDILDLSSGFGCAQATGLEDLQRIARRAVKEVADSLFHYDFPQGQIQLRKQIAQLLMQQGLAISSDNLIITNGSMQGVSLGLRHYAQQGDWVIVETPTYHGALAVLQELGARTIGIPMTNEGMNLTLLEQYLHSHRPKLIYTISTLHNPTGITTSIAHRKKLLDLANRYNCHILEDNAYEGLSFEAVPPPIKAFDKTDSVTYVGTFSKTLMPGLRVGYMVVTGDHYQPLLERKLLRDLNVSTVSQAIVSEYLASGHYRRHLSHLRSHYLRGRNLMLQALEQYFPAEATWTVPNGGLFLWVKLPDAVPIQEICREAFNHKVLVNSGSAFFPNQQGYPALRLNFTLPAEEIDRGIAILGKLIKACL; encoded by the coding sequence GTGAAAATTCCCCTCGATCGCTACTCGGCAGAACCTGTTTATCTCCAAATCCGTGATCGGATGCGCCGGCTGATCCGGACTGGGGCACTGCAACCTGGCGATCGGTTGCCCTCAATTCGGATGATGGCGGAAAACGCGCAGGTGAACAAACTGACGGTGATCGAGGCGTACAGCGTTCTAGAAGCGGATGGATTAATTCATGCGCGTCCGGGGTCAGGTTATTTCGTCAACGAAGAAACAATTCCCACGCCTAAAACAAATCCCACCTTCGCGCCTCAGCAAGACGTGATGATTCCCAACGGCGAGCGGGTTTCCTTTTTCGACATCTATACTGCTTCCATGCAAGCCCGTCATCAGGGCGATATTTTGGATCTCAGTTCTGGTTTTGGCTGTGCCCAAGCCACCGGATTAGAAGATCTCCAGCGGATTGCGCGGCGTGCCGTGAAAGAAGTCGCAGATTCACTCTTTCACTACGATTTTCCCCAAGGGCAGATTCAGCTGCGAAAACAAATTGCCCAACTGCTGATGCAGCAAGGGTTAGCTATCTCATCTGATAACCTGATCATTACCAATGGCTCTATGCAAGGAGTTTCGCTTGGGCTGCGGCACTATGCCCAACAAGGCGATTGGGTGATCGTGGAAACGCCTACTTATCACGGGGCACTGGCAGTTTTACAAGAACTGGGAGCCAGGACGATCGGCATTCCCATGACGAATGAAGGCATGAACCTGACACTGCTGGAGCAATATTTGCACAGCCATCGTCCCAAGCTGATCTACACAATCAGCACTTTGCACAACCCAACGGGCATTACTACCTCGATCGCTCACCGCAAAAAACTACTCGACCTTGCCAATCGCTACAACTGCCATATTTTGGAAGACAACGCCTATGAGGGGCTGAGTTTTGAGGCAGTTCCCCCGCCGATTAAGGCATTTGATAAAACAGACAGCGTGACCTATGTGGGGACATTTTCCAAAACGCTAATGCCAGGGCTGCGAGTCGGCTATATGGTGGTGACGGGCGATCACTATCAGCCGTTGCTGGAACGCAAGCTCTTGCGCGATTTGAATGTGTCTACTGTGTCCCAGGCGATCGTCAGCGAATATCTGGCATCTGGGCACTATCGCCGCCATTTAAGCCATCTCCGCAGCCACTATTTGCGCGGCAGAAATTTGATGCTGCAAGCGTTAGAGCAATATTTCCCGGCGGAAGCAACCTGGACGGTTCCAAATGGCGGTTTATTTCTCTGGGTGAAGCTTCCCGATGCCGTCCCAATTCAGGAGATCTGCCGCGAAGCCTTCAACCACAAGGTCTTGGTTAACTCTGGTTCTGCCTTTTTCCCCAACCAGCAAGGCTATCCCGCACTGCGGCTCAACTTTACCTTGCCTGCGGAGGAGATCGATCGAGGGATTGCGATTCTCGGTAAGCTGATCAAGGCTTGCCTTTAG
- a CDS encoding ABC transporter permease — MKTLIDRLLNSRVWALAVKEISQILRNKQLIFLLIFPPTIQLLIYGFALSPDVHFLKLGVVDYANSQTSRELIASLTENNIFVIKNYLHNEAELGEQVRVGDITTGVVIPPDFDRQLKQGDTAEIQVLIDGVDANTAGIASGYLTQIVNQFSQRSDPNRAPNLVDPEVTFLYNPGLLSSWFFVPGVLGLVLTLTSSLVSSSTVVREKDTGTLEQLLMTPAEAWEILLAKIVPLFILLMGDVCLALGVGKLIFNLPFRGNLFIFFLISSLYLCVGIGVGILLATISKNQRQVVLTSFFINLPLIQTSGAIAPIESMPPFFRYLSLINPLRHYVTIARGFLLKGVGVAELWVNIVALAVFAILLLGFSIRQFRNQLS; from the coding sequence ATGAAAACGCTGATCGATCGCCTCCTTAATAGCCGTGTTTGGGCACTAGCAGTCAAAGAAATTAGCCAGATTTTACGCAACAAGCAGCTAATTTTCTTGCTCATTTTTCCCCCAACAATTCAATTACTGATCTATGGTTTTGCGCTCAGCCCAGACGTGCATTTTTTGAAGCTAGGCGTGGTGGATTATGCCAACAGTCAAACGAGCCGCGAACTGATCGCGTCACTGACAGAAAACAACATTTTTGTTATAAAAAACTATCTGCACAATGAAGCAGAACTGGGGGAACAGGTTCGTGTGGGGGATATCACAACTGGAGTCGTAATTCCACCTGATTTTGATCGCCAGTTGAAACAGGGAGATACTGCTGAAATTCAGGTTTTGATTGATGGTGTAGATGCCAATACTGCGGGAATTGCGAGTGGCTATTTAACTCAAATTGTGAATCAGTTTAGCCAACGATCGGACCCCAATCGAGCGCCTAACTTAGTCGATCCAGAAGTGACTTTTCTCTACAACCCTGGACTACTGAGTAGCTGGTTTTTTGTGCCTGGAGTTCTAGGATTAGTGCTAACGCTGACAAGTTCTCTAGTTTCCTCATCGACGGTTGTGCGCGAGAAAGATACCGGAACCTTAGAGCAATTATTAATGACTCCGGCAGAAGCCTGGGAAATTTTGCTGGCAAAAATTGTGCCCCTATTCATTCTCTTAATGGGCGATGTATGTCTGGCGCTGGGAGTTGGAAAACTAATTTTTAATTTGCCTTTTCGGGGCAATTTGTTCATCTTTTTCCTAATTTCCTCCCTCTATCTTTGCGTTGGCATTGGTGTAGGAATTCTGCTGGCAACGATTTCTAAAAATCAGCGGCAGGTCGTTTTGACCTCATTTTTTATTAACCTGCCACTAATTCAAACTTCTGGAGCAATTGCGCCGATTGAAAGTATGCCTCCCTTTTTTCGCTACCTCTCTCTGATTAATCCATTGCGACATTATGTAACGATCGCTAGGGGCTTTTTATTAAAGGGAGTGGGTGTTGCAGAACTCTGGGTTAACATCGTTGCGCTGGCAGTTTTTGCAATTTTGCTGCTGGGATTTAGTATCCGGCAATTTCGGAATCAGTTGAGCTAA
- a CDS encoding ABC transporter permease: MTAKRILSQAVKELSQFRRDRLTVALAFILPLLTLFIFGYAIRLEAKNIPIVVQDLSNTPLSRSYIERLYATNQLELVSRSMNESITDAIDRGRAKAGIVIPPDFSQNIREGNPDSIQVLVDGTDVNNARVIRSSIEATTRFFLRTSDLQANRSRIALHTRIWFNPGRKESLYIVPGTCAVILWIYPSLLASLAMVREKEQGTILQVYASSMSAAELILGKALAYLAIGLLEAILIIGISMILFNLQFVADPTPMLIGTPIFVGVAVMFGMLIGTRASNQNAAVQAVATIGFLTAFLLSGFIYPLSNIPFPLSLVSSVVPARYYIPIIRDGFVRGTGWAGVWWAVLILLLLGFLLFNAARKNLSRMQLSD, encoded by the coding sequence ATGACCGCTAAGCGCATCTTGTCTCAAGCTGTCAAAGAACTATCGCAGTTTCGCCGCGATCGACTTACCGTAGCACTAGCTTTTATTCTGCCATTACTCACGCTATTTATCTTTGGCTACGCGATTCGACTAGAGGCAAAAAATATCCCGATCGTGGTTCAAGATCTAAGCAATACTCCTCTCAGCCGCAGCTATATTGAACGGCTCTATGCAACGAATCAATTAGAGTTAGTTTCTAGATCGATGAATGAGTCTATAACCGACGCGATCGATCGAGGCAGGGCTAAAGCTGGAATTGTGATTCCACCTGATTTTTCGCAAAACATTCGGGAAGGAAACCCAGATTCAATTCAAGTTTTAGTGGATGGAACTGATGTTAATAATGCTCGTGTTATTCGCAGCAGCATTGAAGCAACAACACGCTTTTTCTTACGAACTTCCGATCTGCAAGCTAATCGATCGCGCATTGCTCTTCATACCCGCATCTGGTTTAATCCAGGACGCAAAGAATCGCTTTATATTGTGCCAGGAACCTGCGCCGTCATTCTATGGATTTATCCCTCTTTGTTAGCTTCTCTCGCGATGGTGCGCGAAAAAGAACAGGGGACAATTCTGCAAGTTTATGCTTCTAGTATGAGTGCGGCAGAACTGATTTTGGGCAAAGCGCTTGCCTATCTAGCGATCGGTTTATTGGAAGCAATTCTTATTATTGGCATCAGCATGATTTTATTTAACTTACAGTTTGTTGCCGACCCAACACCAATGCTAATCGGTACACCGATCTTTGTTGGGGTTGCTGTTATGTTTGGTATGTTGATTGGAACGAGAGCCAGCAACCAAAATGCCGCAGTCCAGGCAGTTGCAACGATCGGATTTTTGACGGCTTTTTTACTCTCTGGATTTATCTATCCACTGAGCAATATTCCCTTTCCACTGTCGCTTGTTTCAAGTGTGGTGCCAGCCAGATATTACATCCCTATTATCCGAGATGGGTTTGTGCGAGGGACAGGTTGGGCAGGAGTGTGGTGGGCAGTGCTGATACTGTTGCTGCTCGGATTTTTGCTCTTTAATGCTGCCCGAAAAAATTTGAGCCGAATGCAGTTATCCGATTAG
- a CDS encoding ATP-binding cassette domain-containing protein — MTQAASHLSSAAVRSSLSQPVIRVVGLEKQYGKLRAVRGIEFAVQRGEIFGLIGPDGAGKTTTFQILAGVMEASGGTVEVLGRSPRDARLGIGYLTQQFSLYLDLSLDENIRYSAGLRQVPADRFQDRRDRYLKLMDLDRFGDRLAGQLSGGMKQKLALCCALISEPEILLLDEPTTGVDPVSRREFWDVLATLAAQGVTIVVATPYLDEAERCNRIALMYDGEIQQTGTLQQLRQNLDLHRLEVRTDRLVAVESVLLEAIGREGLENPLVDVQTFGDRLDVLVRSVDAGKAAVEANLRQRQLSASEIEPVDVTLENVFVTQLRQRGAEPPFVPFPRSNRQYSQQSQDFPAIQTHHLFKTFGNFQAVKDVTLQVRYGEIYGLLGANGAGKTTTIKMLCGLLSATGGEISLAGRTSNLRDPELRRQIGYMSQKFTLYDDLSIVQNLEFYCGIYGVPRLQRREKIDWVLHICGLEGQEEMLTGRLPGGWKQRVAFGASVMHEPSILFLDEPTSGVDPLARRQFWRLIEDFARRGTAVLVTTHYLEEAEHCNYMGFLVAGAVVAEGSPSQIKAAQPGKLIELVTDQNQATSDLLKTQMESWRVSIFGDRLHLVLDNPDQELAQIKEWLSSYQQPDGSTIQVQSLRPIAFSLEDAFIGIVQRAQS, encoded by the coding sequence ATGACTCAGGCTGCCTCTCACCTTTCGAGTGCTGCGGTTCGATCGTCTCTGTCTCAACCTGTGATTCGAGTGGTGGGACTGGAGAAGCAATATGGCAAGTTGAGGGCGGTACGGGGTATTGAGTTTGCGGTGCAGAGAGGCGAGATCTTTGGCTTGATTGGGCCAGATGGGGCAGGAAAGACGACCACTTTTCAGATTTTGGCAGGGGTGATGGAGGCGAGTGGAGGCACTGTTGAAGTGTTGGGCCGATCGCCCAGAGATGCTCGCTTGGGAATTGGCTATTTAACGCAGCAGTTTTCGCTTTATTTAGACCTCAGCCTGGATGAGAATATTCGCTATAGTGCTGGCTTGCGGCAGGTTCCAGCCGATCGGTTTCAGGACAGGCGCGATCGATATCTGAAATTAATGGATCTGGATCGATTTGGCGATCGATTGGCGGGGCAGTTGTCGGGGGGGATGAAGCAAAAGCTGGCGTTGTGCTGTGCCCTGATCTCAGAGCCGGAAATTCTGCTGCTAGATGAACCGACGACGGGGGTTGATCCGGTATCGCGGCGCGAATTCTGGGATGTTTTGGCAACATTAGCGGCGCAGGGCGTGACGATTGTGGTTGCCACTCCTTATCTAGACGAAGCCGAACGCTGTAATCGGATTGCGCTGATGTATGACGGCGAGATTCAGCAAACCGGAACGCTGCAGCAATTGCGGCAAAACTTGGATTTACATCGATTAGAAGTCCGAACCGATCGGCTGGTGGCGGTGGAGTCAGTCCTGCTGGAAGCGATTGGACGGGAGGGTTTAGAGAATCCTCTGGTGGATGTGCAGACGTTTGGCGATCGCTTGGATGTGCTGGTGCGGTCTGTGGATGCGGGCAAGGCAGCAGTTGAAGCGAATTTGCGGCAGCGACAGCTCTCAGCATCGGAAATTGAGCCAGTAGATGTGACGCTGGAAAATGTATTTGTAACGCAGTTACGGCAGCGAGGGGCAGAACCACCGTTTGTGCCATTTCCGCGATCGAATCGACAGTATAGCCAGCAAAGTCAAGATTTTCCGGCAATTCAAACGCACCATTTGTTCAAAACGTTTGGCAATTTCCAGGCAGTGAAAGATGTGACGCTGCAAGTGCGTTATGGCGAGATTTATGGCTTGCTGGGGGCGAATGGAGCAGGCAAGACAACAACGATTAAGATGCTCTGCGGATTGCTTTCGGCAACGGGTGGTGAGATCTCCTTAGCAGGGCGAACCAGCAATTTGCGTGATCCAGAACTGCGGCGGCAGATCGGCTATATGAGCCAGAAGTTTACGCTCTATGATGATCTGTCGATCGTCCAGAATCTTGAGTTTTACTGTGGCATTTATGGAGTCCCTCGATTGCAGCGGCGCGAAAAGATTGATTGGGTGCTGCATATTTGTGGACTGGAAGGGCAGGAAGAAATGCTCACAGGGAGGCTACCGGGAGGCTGGAAGCAGCGAGTAGCATTTGGGGCATCGGTGATGCATGAACCAAGTATTTTGTTTTTGGATGAGCCAACTTCAGGGGTTGACCCACTGGCACGGCGACAGTTTTGGCGGCTGATCGAGGATTTTGCGCGGCGAGGAACGGCGGTTTTAGTCACCACGCATTATCTCGAAGAAGCAGAACATTGTAATTACATGGGGTTTTTAGTTGCGGGGGCTGTTGTTGCTGAGGGGTCACCCAGCCAGATTAAAGCAGCTCAACCCGGCAAGTTGATTGAGCTTGTAACGGATCAAAATCAGGCGACTTCCGATTTATTGAAAACTCAAATGGAAAGCTGGCGCGTCTCTATTTTTGGCGATCGATTGCACCTCGTTCTCGACAACCCAGATCAAGAGCTGGCGCAAATTAAAGAATGGCTTAGTTCCTATCAGCAACCCGATGGCTCAACGATTCAAGTTCAATCATTGCGACCCATCGCTTTCTCCTTGGAGGATGCCTTTATTGGTATTGTGCAACGGGCTCAATCGTAA
- a CDS encoding efflux RND transporter periplasmic adaptor subunit: MAQTLPGTQGQERLAGLPAKSRRDPRRLLPIVLLVGGGVAAWYWFSRPVATGLRFSGRIEGYETDVGAKVAGRVEEVTVREGAAVKKGQLLARLDDDELRAQLAGAEAKVQSAKDQERNAQLQIAVLKSQINEAQLKLRQSQGETSGRVSQAEAQVATAIAQLRQAEAQVTEAETQLELARTDRDRFAQLVQEGAVTQQRYDQADALFRTAQATLTSRQAAVNAAERQVNAAQGGLTQSQSSTFNPDINTAQINRLNTQLQQARAQLSAAQAEVRNAEAVRKQTQAQLSYLTINSPINGVVIDRTVEPGTVISAGKTLVSVLNLDTVYMRGFIPVGEIGLVRLGQAANVYLDSAPDRPLAARVAEIDAEASFTPENIYFQKDRVQQVFGVKLAIEQPGGFAKPGMPADGEIGGIGDGSRE; the protein is encoded by the coding sequence ATGGCTCAAACACTTCCAGGCACGCAGGGGCAAGAAAGATTAGCAGGACTTCCAGCAAAGTCAAGGCGTGATCCTCGGCGGCTTTTGCCGATCGTGCTGCTGGTTGGGGGAGGGGTGGCAGCCTGGTATTGGTTCTCCCGTCCTGTGGCAACTGGCTTACGCTTCAGTGGTCGGATTGAGGGCTACGAAACCGATGTGGGGGCGAAGGTGGCTGGACGAGTCGAGGAAGTGACTGTTCGGGAAGGAGCGGCAGTGAAAAAAGGGCAACTGCTGGCGCGTTTGGATGATGATGAACTGCGAGCACAACTTGCCGGAGCCGAAGCCAAAGTCCAATCTGCGAAAGACCAGGAACGAAATGCCCAACTCCAGATTGCAGTGCTGAAAAGCCAGATTAATGAAGCCCAGCTAAAACTCAGGCAGTCTCAGGGAGAAACCTCAGGACGTGTTTCTCAGGCAGAGGCACAGGTGGCAACGGCAATTGCTCAGTTACGGCAGGCAGAGGCACAAGTGACAGAAGCGGAGACACAGCTAGAACTGGCAAGAACTGACCGCGATCGATTTGCTCAACTGGTGCAGGAAGGAGCCGTGACGCAGCAGCGATATGACCAGGCAGATGCCTTGTTTCGGACTGCTCAAGCGACGCTTACCAGTCGTCAGGCAGCGGTGAATGCGGCTGAGCGTCAGGTGAATGCAGCTCAGGGAGGGCTGACTCAATCGCAGTCTTCTACGTTCAATCCGGATATTAATACCGCGCAAATTAATCGGCTCAATACCCAACTTCAGCAAGCCAGGGCACAATTATCTGCTGCTCAAGCCGAAGTTCGCAATGCCGAAGCTGTCCGGAAGCAAACTCAGGCGCAGTTAAGCTATTTAACGATCAACAGCCCGATTAACGGCGTAGTCATCGATCGTACTGTCGAGCCTGGAACCGTGATTAGTGCAGGAAAAACGCTTGTCTCGGTTCTGAACTTAGACACCGTTTATATGCGCGGATTTATTCCTGTGGGAGAAATTGGCTTGGTGCGGCTGGGACAGGCTGCGAATGTCTATCTTGACTCTGCCCCCGATCGTCCGCTTGCTGCAAGAGTTGCTGAAATTGATGCAGAAGCCTCCTTTACGCCCGAAAATATCTACTTCCAGAAAGATCGAGTACAGCAGGTGTTTGGGGTGAAACTGGCGATCGAGCAGCCAGGAGGATTTGCGAAGCCGGGAATGCCTGCGGATGGAGAGATTGGGGGAATAGGAGATGGGAGTAGGGAATAG
- a CDS encoding TetR/AcrR family transcriptional regulator produces MAQRRLVRRQTSTPEAGNLSEKREKILQGAMQVFLQQGYASTSMDRVATVAGVSKQTIYSHFQDKEGLFAALIERVTIARVQHEFGSEELHGEPPVLLRHLAETILQNMSDPEYLSLLRVVIAESVRFPELARLYSRTVIQKGRSILSAYFQAHPELQIADPEATAHIFFGSLISFLISQEILHGKEISQLNQQRLIDALLILLIDRALP; encoded by the coding sequence TTGGCACAAAGGCGATTGGTAAGAAGACAGACATCAACCCCAGAAGCGGGCAACCTGAGTGAGAAGCGCGAAAAGATTTTGCAGGGAGCAATGCAAGTCTTTCTCCAGCAAGGCTACGCGAGTACGAGCATGGATCGAGTTGCGACAGTTGCCGGAGTTTCCAAACAAACCATTTACAGTCACTTTCAGGACAAAGAAGGGCTTTTTGCAGCGCTAATTGAGCGAGTCACGATCGCTCGGGTGCAACATGAGTTTGGTTCGGAAGAACTGCACGGAGAACCCCCTGTCCTGCTGCGTCACCTGGCAGAAACCATCCTCCAAAACATGTCTGACCCAGAATACTTAAGCCTGCTCCGGGTAGTCATTGCAGAATCGGTTCGCTTCCCTGAACTTGCAAGGCTCTACAGCCGCACTGTAATCCAAAAAGGGCGATCGATCCTCTCTGCCTACTTCCAAGCCCACCCCGAACTGCAAATTGCCGACCCTGAAGCCACCGCTCACATCTTCTTCGGTTCCCTGATCTCTTTTCTCATTTCCCAAGAAATTCTTCACGGTAAAGAAATTTCTCAACTGAATCAGCAACGCTTGATTGACGCACTCCTGATCCTCCTGATCGATCGCGCTCTACCTTGA
- a CDS encoding glycogen debranching protein: MTIWVNEQIDSSGIIRACIACRDETQAQECHASFEANLTAAQREEGWITRIHKVESWDEVPVNALKLD, translated from the coding sequence GTGACAATTTGGGTGAACGAGCAGATTGATTCATCTGGCATCATTCGTGCCTGTATTGCCTGCCGGGATGAAACTCAGGCGCAAGAATGCCATGCTTCCTTTGAAGCGAACCTGACGGCGGCGCAGAGAGAAGAAGGCTGGATTACGCGAATCCACAAGGTTGAGTCCTGGGATGAAGTGCCAGTGAATGCATTGAAGCTGGACTAA